The Drosophila mauritiana strain mau12 unplaced genomic scaffold, ASM438214v1 U_238, whole genome shotgun sequence genome contains the following window.
atatggcaatatctcgatcgcgtgagttgccctccaacgaatagaagatgagaatcaatggctgtttgattggaatgtcttcgccgggtgtctgtacatcatggttaaccacggaggtcttcaggtttggaaaacatatgatggccagtatccaatgggacttctcgttgaatggtattatgatgaaatccttctcgaatatattcacggttcgtgtccacttctttaccctttcgtgacgcctcttggccaccggctccttcgtgttgttgggactcgtctctgtggtcaatctcatgtggaaaaatgtgctaaagatgtgcgtcctatcgcgctgaccctctggtatgatgttattctttagccagcgcagataaaaatcaatgattatgtcgttcagaaatgagccttccttgagacacatatagtccttaatggtgatgctcaggccaccggttccggtgggcggatatgtgaaaagcgttggattctcgtcgacggagagtcttccctctgtttggccattggcggcggcggtggtctcctcatcctcgctgctcaacagcacaatgacttcatcgtcaaagtccctgcttattatccagttaatgttccggcgcaggcgactcttctctgcgcgttctgcaggtgtgggtatagtgtcactatttgctttctcggctggcgccggtatggatgcaacattcggttgcacccgcgattgagatccaccagctgtctcttccgatttcttgctaacagtggcatgtgcgacttggtccttcgactggattgactgggagcttgcgacagcgtctccagctggttgcacgccctgaagaccattgctcttctttggagaatttgaggtgttacccgtgggggtttgatttccctgtttattgccagatgaacctgggttgtcttgagcaccagcaacttgataaccattgctgtcctctgcagaatgacacttcttctgtttcttggtcttgggagtattggcgtcttgattcgccgacgatatcgctttgtcagcattggtgtctcccggagcgcgatgtcttttcttgtgcttcttgcctttggttgcagatggctggcaaccattgttggccaccgaagtctccgatggcttgacaaccgcacgagatggtggcacttcaacgggcaccgcgttgggaagagcggcaccagcggacgcctttgactgatgcaccttcttgttgaacttctccgcatgggcaatcgtatcggcaatggtatcaccgatggcgaagcccaccgagaccaccgatggcttgacaaccggaagagatggtggctcttcaacgggcaccgcgttgcgaggagcggcatcagcggacgccctggactgatgcaccttcttgtagaacttctccgccttggcaatcttattggcaatggtatcaccgatggcgaatcccacagagaccaccaaatggataataccaccggcattctccatgcaatcaatcgtgatgttatcctccatatgaaggttcatcttgagaaacagcttttgcactgtaaacgcatggatgggcagcttgaaggtgacgatgtgctgctttccagtgctgtagataatgagcaccttggcactccgtttgtccttatccgtgtcggctcgattgatcagcaattgacgggagactataatgaagtcgttatgggcgattcgacttaccattttcggagccgattcaacacaacatatgtacgctaacgttatgaatgttatgaacgttatgggctcatctgaaactgaagttttagaatacgattgcaaagtctcgggctgcttgatgtacaagttcactggatgggtgaagtcaccttacacggtgacttcgatcactatattcctttcattttgcaaccagtgtgatttatgcgatatttgataccacaaaaatttggtttctcccgattttatgatttgtttaaacggcgtaccaagtatccaaaaatcatctgagagatcgcgtgcggaaggaggccgagtgtcggagtgttaacagaaggatctcggaagtgtgaacgcgcggtcaaacgagaataccatatgcacaatattgaccctgatgttgaaagaagaagcaccattatcacccctgtggaaattccgttaaattacgtttcggccattccttcgatgtggccgtcacttcattccagggggggaggagttaccgatatcgcagtacagagtataataaatgaaatgaaagtaaatgaaatattaaccaagtaacctctgattaaagtgtgtggtaatctgctggataggctgagtggtgtggaggcacccgagaaagcagcccagaggattgtgtggcaaccgtaccattagtaggccaaggccaaaaaggaagaatacggaccaccgcgcccagttcaactgttcactaaattcactcgtcacaaatgaaacataaacgagcattaaacataaactaatataaaaaaaaattttgtccacaattattattcgaattttctaaaaaatctttatcttttctcagattttaagatgagtacacacctcaacacgcatacatcaattgtcaaggttgagtgaaaccacatttacatccagtttacgctcttcgaagattaaaaataaataccgcaaataccttataattagtttgagctttcctaaaaaaattaaattccgctgatacgtttcaagtattaagtgaacaactccggtgccattggtgtagtattcgcctatgtaatattaagaacatttaagtataatagcatactaacatatagcagcactttgtttctatgtttatgtttatgtttatgcaaccaataaggcccaaggcggatgtaacatgatcgtacacttgaaggctacaaagtataagtgcatggtcagcattcccacgccgaccaaatgcataatacataagtacatagatcgctctctcgataagcctagatatataagatatacaacatacataagaaagccgctccgccgctgtcgtatccggcagcgcagctacgcggcttagcctaagacgaaatatattcaaaactcacaacgcagacactgtaaagacgttgaactggcagaaccatttccgccaaacaaaaatttaataaaaatcaaataaaaacctaattcagcctgacggctgcaatcaaaaccaaaagacttgtgttatcaatgaacgacccattacatggcgaccgtgacagtcgtccaacgatggacaaattaacgaaataaaaaacacatattggaggaaaactggactggaaggctaaggaagaagaccgaggaatcattacatggaacttacaattgccaaaactaaggaaatatctgagtgagtagagttgtattgagttatgggaaaacaccgtggcggtctaaataccaagctgaacaaacgtatagcccacgtaaggtggctaatatacggtcagcaaacgccaccggtttggtcgaaagctctaaggctacatgcagagctagaccacttgcttcaatatcaggaagaattgaagacccaaaaactcgagaaaacttactcagaaaatactaaaaatataacaataattaatgaagttccaaaaccaaaggcatgtccagcaccagcaccagcactaacgaaggctaaaaagtcctgccccccggactgtgaaggagtctggagtcctcactgcctggggacttgtgagcagccatcaacatcatcagcagccc
Protein-coding sequences here:
- the LOC117149523 gene encoding ubiquitin-like-specific protease 2, encoding AHNDFIIVSRQLLINRADTDKDKRSAKVLIIYSTGKQHIVTFKLPIHAFTVQKLFLKMNLHMEDNITIDCMENAGGIIHLVVSVGFAIGDTIANKIAKAEKFYKKVHQSRASADAAPRNAVPVEEPPSLPVVKPSVVSPSETSVANNGCQPSATKGKKHKKRHRAPGDTNADKAISSANQDANTPKTKKQKKCHSAEDSNGYQVAGAQDNPGSSGNKQGNQTPTGNTSNSPKKSNGLQGVQPAGDAVASSQSIQSKDQVAHATVSKKSEETAGGSQSRVQPNVASIPAPAEKANSDTIPTPAERAEKSRLRRNINWIISRDFDDEVIVLLSSEDEETTAAANGQTEGRLSVDENPTLFTYPPTGTGGLSITIKDYMCLKEGSFLNDIIIDFYLRWLKNNIIPEGQRDRTHIFSTFFHMRLTTETSPNNTKEPVAKRRHERVKKWTRTVNIFEKDFIIIPFNEKSHWILAIICFPNLKTSVVNHDVQTPGEDIPIKQPLILIFYSLEGNSRDRDIAILHDYLNFEYKAKYPKERARIFNGDNMPGLIVEVPQQENLTDCGLYLLQYAEQFFTKPIVNYKLPIRELIDWFDLLTVTKKREDIANLIQKLMNEGNQQGITLPVIKFPTLNGIMVMDVDDDKEWDTEEENQTINQYSFETRTPPKRRHTLK